gtttttacgaaaaaaaaaaaattatatgtgtaaATGACATCAGCTATTTACTCAAAGCTGGTTTTATGGGAGTAACAAGGTTTGGAGGCATTTATCTTACCActctcaattattatttttttggtggatCTAAATGGCAtcatatttcattgacatattggGGTCAATCATGTCCTTTATGTGATAGATTAAGACACCCATGAATGTTGGAGATGGTCTTGAGTTTAGACTCTAAAGCAGTCATGCCCCACTTTTCCATACCTGCGGAGCCCCTAGGCGGATAATCTAATTTTGGTTGAATATTTAAgtctatgatttaaaaaaaaaattaaactttttaatgattttttaaataaaaagatatttcttgATGATCCTGATAAACACTTGAAGCCCTAGGAGATGCATTGTGGTGCCCCATCGGTTAAACACTGCTCCAGAACAATTATTGTGAAACTTTTTACCGTGTGTATCATTTGAGCAAATATCGAGATCCCCATGTACCATCACTATTTAAAACTTCGACAATTTTTGACGGAATGTTACACAATTACTTATGTTCgaatgatattaaattaaagtcatatttgttcaactttttttaataaaaactatattttttggtgttcttttttttttttaatctgctactctactaaaaatatttgtggACTAATAGATGGTAGTTCGCCTATCAAAGTTAGTTGATCTACAACAGTGTGTACTACCTGTGAAAATATTAGGTTAAGTCAAAaattctgagcgtttttcgctaCATGCCTTTAGTAAGCTGTACatgattaatacattgcataagAAAAcctaaagtatgcttaaagatTAAGCGTACAGattaatacaatttcatttatagTTTTGTACTTTGTGAAGCCAGTGGTGTGTTAGAGCGTTcctaaatttagtaaaatatgagaaaatttgatacattatttattatcactACGATCAAGGGCAAAAGGGGGATCAGGCAGCCAATTTTATTTCCTGGtatttatggacccaatacagcaTCAAAATGGTGGTTCCAACGATTTTGTCAATGTAATGTGGACATTGAAGATAAGGGAACTCTCTGGTAGGCCAATCAtcaaaaatttctatcaaataatggaaatcgtcgagtttgACCGGTATGTGACCACTTATTCTATTTCCCAGGAGCAGAAAATTAGCCAAAAAatcgttttgaaccatttgcatTAGGCTGGTCTTAAGAAGAAGCTCGATGTATGAGTACCACACGAATTGACGCAAAGAACCTTTTTGATCGAATTGATGTTTGCTAATCTTTGCTGAAACGTAACGAAATCCATCCCTTTTTGAAGCTTATGGTGATTGACCATGAAAAATGGGTAACATAGGAGAACAACAGTCGAAAAAGATGGTGGTCAAGGCACAGTGAAGCGGATCAAACGATCGCCCAGCCCTGATTATTGGCCCATAATTTTATGCAACAACAATGTTGTGGgcgtgatttttttattatttttttttcttaatgtttatcttttcagtttttttgttttttagcattataattagtagttcgtttttttaaattatgtatgttatagccgctgaaaaaaaaattatactttgtgGATTGGAAAAGAATGAGTTCCTGCCATCGGGAAAAACCCTCAATTTCGCTTAAATTGGCGACAACTGACCAGATTGAAGCAGGTGATCGATCAGAAGCTGCCAGAATTGACCAATAGGAAGGATGTTGTATTCCATCAAGACATCGCCAGGACACACATATCTTTAAGTACCCCCCAAAAGGTCCAAACGAATATTACCTTTCCTagcattttcaaaattttcttgataataCAATACTGGCCTCAAGAGAGGCTTATGAAAATGATGCGGTCAAGTTTTTCACCAATAGGGACAAATACTTCTTCAATCGCAGAATTATAAAATTGCCTTCAAAATGAACAAAAGTTATCCAACAAAACGGTGCTTATTTGATCTAAATCGGATCATCCTaaatatgttgattttattgtcaaaatatagcaaaataacacttagaactttttacttcgcCTTTTACAAAGATCTCGAAATGTCACAGTTATGACCAAAACTCAATATCGGAAGCTTGATCTATTTATAAAGTGCCAAGCATCAATAGAGGAAGCTTACATAACATAGCTTGAGAAAAACTGTTTTAGAGATTTCATGGATTATTGAGATTTTATTTgactctgcaaaaaaaaaagaaatttggttcttcttattatattttaagcaggatcaaaaaatcttcaatgaTGCACCCTGTGAGGGGGTTGAGTCAAATAATTAGTGCACTCTGGGATAAAAGAATTGAGAGGCATTTGTCTGTAGTCTTTATATAATTTCTGATCTTATAtctgaaattattaatataaattataattattagaaaatagaaatttgaacaagaataattattgataaaaaacatatatgcttgcttttgtgttgacaagcaCATATctgaaaattatattcttttaaaaggaTAAAGATAAAACATGGTATCGGGTTAGCAGTTCTTACTCGCATAGTATTTGGAGCTTTACAGTTGacgtataaaattcaaagttaacAGATGAACACATAggtataaaaaactttttagcaAGAAGGTGTGAAATAGAGCCTcgctgaaattttttagaagagataaaggtatataaaaaaggaacagataattttaaatcataattgttTATAGATCCCTCATCAACATGtccaaaaatagtaaaataactGAATTCTTCCGTATTTTCtccaatgacaaaaaaaaggataatatgaCCTTTAGGCGTGTCAACATGACACCCAACTACAAAGTCGTCACTCTTGGGGACTATGGCTGTGGAAAAACATCTCTGGTCCAAAGATTTGTTCGTAAACGAAATATAGTGGAAGGTGAATTGAGTCCCACGATTGATGCAAATTTCAGTTTGTTCACCTTCAACGAGGATGGCACAGGTTTAGATGATACGATGACGGTTATGGGTCTTTGGGACACTGCTGGATCTGAAAGATTTTTATCCCTCTCTAAATTGTATTATAGGGACGCCTTTGCCACATTGGTAAGttggatatataattataattccctCCCAccttaaataaagattattttctatattttaggtATGCTACGATGTATCTAATTTTCGCTCATGGGCACGTGTAACATTCTGGGTAAATGAGTTAAAAGGTACAAATTCCCTCATATACATTGTTGGATGTAAGTCGGATCTACCTCGAAAGATTTGTCCAGATAATGCTTGCAGTTATGCCAAAAGTATTGGTGCATTCTATTTTGAAACCTCAAGCCGGACTGGAAGTCAAATTGATGAGCTTTTTACTCGTGTATATCATGACTATTTGGATAGTTCTAAAAGGAATGAAAAGAAGTCTGGAGGAAGGAACTCTTTGGATATTAGTTCTGGAGCAGAAGGTTCCTCTTACTATAAGCGGTGCTCTTGCTAAATAATTATCCCTGTGATATCATTAACTACAcagttcaaaaacaaaaatgcacAAGAATGAAATAGGCAGAACTGAGTGGAGTTAGATCCCTGATTCcatgtatactttttttctctaaaactaGCCAAAAATTCCAATAACTTAATGGTCTATTATTAGAATAATCTTAAgcttatagagaaaaaaataataatttagaattagGATATCAAATTActgtattaaatgtattatttattattatgataccaaaaagtgtgattttgttggaaagTGTTTCTATATATAACTatgaattgtaaaataaattaaatgaatcaatagACATTTAGAATTTTTGTTCCAAGTCGTcctactaatatatatttgaatatataacaaTGTCAAACCCAGAGTagtcttattaataaaattttaacatgtACAGTAAAATAGttcttattttatcttattcCGAAATGTTGGAGGACATAttcattttactattaaaaaaatggtaaaatataaGCATCGAGCCATATTGCTCCATGTTAAGAGGTTGTGCACAGTCTTTCAAGTTGTAAATAacacaattttaagaaaaaaaataaaaattcttttaaaagatatttaatataagtcCCACTAAagtcaatttattataaatatgcaCTGATATTAGATTgataaaaaatcctaaaaaagttttaatatagtTGTCTccttaaatgattatttcttatatgaGATGAACAATTCAATATTGTTGTAACGTGTATATCCCAAATTTTGATGccttttatgtataatataatctcttaactttttttgaaaagtatttttcaaagttaaaaaaatgaatatttttccaaaataatagtAGTACAGTTAAACCTCGATCTAACGGACTAATAAATGTTGTCTGTTAAAGCTGATAGTACGTTATAGCAAGGTGGTGCGTTCTAGTAGCATTTACTCCTAATAATCCTGAGAATTtaacttttcttattttcttctatgCATTTTTTCTACGTTTCAAAATGCTGGCGTATTCTTCGGAGCGACCACCAAAAAAAGCGGGTTCGTCAACGTTATCAACTTGACTTGAATGGAagtcttttattattgattacttAATATAAGGTTCTACTGCTGAATTATCAGCAAATCCCATTTTCCGTCaagcaaataaaatttgatgtagCAGATTTTGTACGTTGTAGCAGTTTTAAACTGTACTTCTTTATGTTATTGTATGAGTagcactaaaaaataattatttgtgatatGAAAAGTTTGAggtacttatataatttttttataattccttcTGATATTCTTATGCATAATGTAACCATCCCCAAAGAATACGCTATGCTACGTGGATGTCATAAGGTGTATATTCAATAGAAGTATGGACTTTTCCACTTTAAAAAGCTCCTTTcaaaactgtgtttttttttttgttttgtttttagactTGTATaacccttcaaaaaaaaaaaaattactcatcgagaatagtaaatttttgatatgttacTCTATATTAATGTGTACTTAATATTCTGTAGGTAagaattaatttacttttttcacaaaattgtacaatttaccGTATCAAAAGCTGTTCGTACTATCTATTAACAATGATCACTATGGATTAAACTgatcatttcttcatttttttacgaaaataaatattttttgactatgtCTGCCTTACATTtcaggaaaaagaaaagaaatattctaatatacatatatatatcgcATGTTTCTATAgaaatgatatattatgtatctagctattcctttaaaaataggtttttatgGATGAACATTTATCGTTTCACAAAGAGGTTGTTGATTAATCTTTATCAGCAACTCATGCGTTGGATGATACCTGatgtattagttattaatattattgttattggaGATATACTCTCTCTCTTCTTTTCCggatgtacattgtacataggtACGTTATTATTAGTGTTGCTACTCGGCCCAGGCCATGATCTCAGAGTgtagaacaaaatttaattgtgtaTAAAACAAggacttattttttttggtttcaagaTATTGCTCAATTTTCTTTCCAATCCCTATTTATGAGCTATAGGAACATGATTTATTCAACACATTAAAATTCATGTGTCGTTATTGTGACAacgttcacaattttgaaagacaaatgacgtcatcactCATTCATCGATAGAATcaatctagaccgaattttatatAAGACCCATCTATAGTGCTTTGGGTCCAGACCGATTTCTTATTTGGGGCCGATCCATAACAATCTCTACATTGGGACCAAACAAGACAAATTTTAACTTTGGGACCAATTCCGACcaaatttttcattgaaaagtTATGGAAGGTTGCTTCTGCATGATTACATTTTATTCTTggtgtttggatttttttttaaaagaaatccaatttttggaaaaaaaatccacatctattgacaaaaaaatatcaaatattaaactttctgggaaaaaattaaacattcatagctattcacaaaaaaaaaaatttgttagaaaataatttcaaatcctaaattttggaaaaaaaaaatctgtcaagccataattattaacaaaaattaaattttcgaaaaaaaattcctaaaatccATAcaaattggcaaaaaatttttttttttttggaaaacatttcaaaaataaaatttcaaatagtgaattttgggaaaatacttcaaaaattcatatctattcacagaaaatttaatttaaaaaaaaaattggaatattaatttttgttgctCTTCtgtataatttgcccgaattattttttattcagcaaataaatattaaaaaaaattattataattttcgtattaaaatttttatcctaaCCTAAggaaaatctagtaaaaagcaaaaattccttaatttgggaggggggctacatcccctcaaGCGCACCCCCTGCGTAAGCCCTGTATTGACGTAACCTCAAATAATGACCAAATTAATTCAATCCACTAAAAATTATTAGATTCTCAGACCGAtctacaattttcaaattaaactccaacactagtatttatTGACCTATAATgtcgttatttattttctcaagaaaatcatattaaaatacatagatacaaaAATGCGTAGTATTTAACTCCAATATGTTAacttttaagttaaaaaatgaaatatgactTGTCAAGGGTCAAAGTAATTTCAatcctaataaatatttatgaaggggaaaaaacaacaacctcgAACGTGAGTTATCTTCTTATaaagttttatcataataatgCTTTTTGTCCTCAAGAaagatttagtttttattttcagtaTTAAGTTATTCTGTTTCTACAtagatattttcatatattttaatgtgtTCCTTTTGAAACGTAATATATATAGAGCCATGGGAAGAGAACTCTTTCACGTAgctataattataacattaagcatttttttataatttcatgtGCTGAGTacgtattacatatataatttactgACATGTTTACAATGATGGTTTGAAATTGTGGTTGTCTatccaacttttttattaatatttagatacaCAGTTAACACTCTAACTGGTCGCTAATTTAATCAAGGCTATTCGACAATGAATTACTTAAGATTATTAGGAttagttcataaatattttaccttttgtatgctggaagatttttttttcaattgttattaccattaattttcatctaaatagttattttactttgaaatattACTCTGAATCCTAAGTTAACTCTAAAactctgatttaaaaaaaggcatttaAAGCTGTACCTTTTGCAGTTAAGGGTCTTAATAGTCAGTTTTGTGTTCTATCGTCTAAATAACAATCATATATGTTGGGTTTAGCCCTATTTTATTATAggtaaaactaaagaataaactttatattacaacttaaaaagatttcccataaaaaaatttcaattttaattgatttttttgttttactcttAATATTCTTATGAAATAAAGGTTacaagaaaagtttcaaaattatatgtaattatgaaattagataacttacatttaatcaataaatactaatccaACACAAGGggtatgaaacatatttaaatatattttatctccttgactctaaaatattaactacTTATTACAGAACTAGTCAAATAATCgacttatttatgtttaattttggaACAATATCACATTTTTCACAGCTTAActaacaataatatatgtaagtttTAGTCGGCAGGCGTTCCAAGACATGATATTGTTACATAGTGTTAATTAAATCATATCCTTTTTACCGGTTCATAGCTGCTTATGACCctaaagtttaattaaactCAAATTTGACTTATGCCCCATGAAAGGTAGATAATGGATTGCAGGAGTTTAAGGCTGGTTATTGAAGACACTCACTTCAaccattactttttatttttctgatatattttaaaatacaaaactgaGGACGTTCAAAGACAATAAGAAGCCGTTGAGGGTGTAAAATTTAAGCATTTA
The sequence above is drawn from the Lepeophtheirus salmonis chromosome 5, UVic_Lsal_1.4, whole genome shotgun sequence genome and encodes:
- the LOC121118370 gene encoding ras-related protein Rab-24, producing MSKNSKITEFFRIFSNDKKKDNMTFRRVNMTPNYKVVTLGDYGCGKTSLVQRFVRKRNIVEGELSPTIDANFSLFTFNEDGTGLDDTMTVMGLWDTAGSERFLSLSKLYYRDAFATLVCYDVSNFRSWARVTFWVNELKGTNSLIYIVGCKSDLPRKICPDNACSYAKSIGAFYFETSSRTGSQIDELFTRVYHDYLDSSKRNEKKSGGRNSLDISSGAEGSSYYKRCSC